The proteins below come from a single Silene latifolia isolate original U9 population unplaced genomic scaffold, ASM4854445v1 scaffold_73, whole genome shotgun sequence genomic window:
- the LOC141640148 gene encoding protein FAR1-RELATED SEQUENCE 5-like yields the protein MQKLTDKVGPAISKETDFVSRLNAIVWDAELEPFEFEEKWCQLVNEHNLEGNSWLSTMFRKRRKWIPAYFCDVPMGCLLRTTQRSESQNNFFKRFENVHGTLVEFLMRFQSAIDVQRHTKKQLDRDDDCTLPQLATSFKLEDHASKVYTNSAFADFQVEASAFICSLSVGGFTPPANGIELIGIADARTQKTYQVVYNSLTNDAECSCKLFNRKGIICRHIIWVYSGKQVHTLPDKYILMRWTKNAHKIPLYGPHGELIEDFDATDLRKMEMCKLWSEFYATISVLKNVSMKDITDLVDKLKQFRVKLNPQSESMTKEQELEMLLGCSSSTEVRILPPRQAKNKGSGKRMISKKQQCIAKAEKPKRLCRNCKQMAHHDKRNCPNAFVPDADDKGSSDEDDADDG from the coding sequence atgcaaaAGCTTACCGATAAGGTTGGGCCTGCAATATCGAAAGAGACTGATTTTGTCAGCCGTTTGAATGCTATTGTTTGGGATGCTGAGTTAGAACCTTTTGAATTTGAAGAAAAGTGGTGTCAGTTGGtcaatgagcataatcttgaagGTAATTCCTGGTTGTCAACCATGTTTAGAAAAAGGAGAAAATGGATCCCAGCTTATTTTTGTGATGTTCCTATGGGCTGTCTATTACGAACAACTCAACGTTCTGAGAGTCAGAATAATTTTTTCAAGCGTTTTGAAAATGTACATGGTACACTTGTTGAATTCTTGATGCGGTTTCAAAGCGCCATTGATGTACAACGCCATACTAAAAAACAACTTGATAGAGACGATGATTGTACTCTTCCACAATTAGCAACTTCTTTTAAGTTGGAAGATCATGCTTCCAAGGTTTATACAAATTCTGCTTTCGCAGATTTTCAAGTAGAAGCTTCTGCTTTTATTTGTTCCCTTAGTGTTGGTGGCTTCACACCACCTGCAAACGGTATAGAGTTAATTGGTATTGCTGATGCCAGAACGCAGAAGACCTACCAAGTTGTCTACAATTCTCTAACCAATGACGCTGAATGTTCTTGTAAGTTGTTCAACAGGAAGGGTATTATTTGTAGACACATTATCTGGGTTTACTCTGGAAAACAAGTACACACTTTGCCCGATAAATACATTCTTATGAGGTGGACCAAGAATGCACACAAGATCCCTCTTTATGGTCCACATGGTGAGTTAATTGAGGATTTTGATGCCACTGATTTAAGAAAGATGGAAATGTGCAAGTTATGGTCAGAGTTCTACGCGACCATCAGTGTGCTCAAGAATGTGTCTATGAAGGACATCACTGATCTTGTTGACAAACTTAAACAATTTAGGGTGAAACTCAATCCGCAATCAGAGTCAATGACCAAAGAGCAGGAGTTGGAGATGCTTCTTGGGTGTAGTTCCTCAACTGAGGTGAGGATTCTACCACCTCGTCAGGCAAAGAACAAGGGTAGCGGGAAGAGAATGATCTCCAAAAAGCAACAATGCATAGCTAAAGCGGAGAAGCCTAAAAGGCTTTGCCGTAATTGCAAACAAATGGCTCACCATGATAAACGTAACTGTCCTAATGCTTTTGTACCTGATGCCGACGATAAG